gtaatgagttttttatttgatttgtgtttttttagaCTTGAGGTGATGGTGGGTTGTGttttagtggtggtggtggatttcTAGTAGTGTTGGGTTGCAAATTTGGGTTTtacggtggtggtggtggcagctTGTGGGTTTATGGTGGTGGAGTGTTGTGGGGTGTGGCTGCTGCtacaatggagagagagagagagagagagagagagagagagagagagagagagagagagagagagagagagagagagagagagagagactgcgTGATGTAAATTGAGCTGTAAAATAGTGTGTTAGagtagataaagtaactttttaacgtattaaatactaaattttataaaagagCTCATGCTAGTACTCTTAAATAGGGTAAAATAACCTTGCTTTGGTTATAATTCGAAACAAGAAAGTTGAAgtctgaaaaagaaattttattctgATGTGCATATAATTTCTAATAGATTATTACGTGGAGAAGCTGCTTCCAAGATCATAGAGGTAAgtactcattttattttaataaagaagaGGTATTAGTAAGGAAGAAGTTACGATTACTTGTGTGAATATTATAATTCATTCCTCAAACTTACTCATGCATATAGCTGTCCTACTATTTGGGTGGGAGGTGGCTCATTAGGaggaattttttcttctttgggtAAGAAGGAAGAGGCTATATAATGTGCGGTGGACAGTGATTTTCAATCCCTTTCAAAAGTGGGATGGACAAATAAGAATTACAAATGTAAGTGAGTCAACAAAAGTTTTAGTTTCTTACTGCACATTTTACCTAGCTCATTCGCCGTATTGGAAGATAGAGCCCTGAAGTAACTTCTTTTCcaagattttatttattgagCAAAGCCCATAGTACATAACTACGACACATTTCTATGGTAGAATGGTAGCATGGGAATACAACATAAGTAGGAAATGATTCAATACAGAAAATttggtaaaagaaaaacaaataaatacatatatatatatatatatatatatatatatatatatatatatattgttcatTACACATCAATTCACCACTAATAAAGATGAAGAGGGAGTCGAGGTTCCATCATTGCAACAAGTGGGAATTTGCGAGATGTTGCAAATCCATAAACTTCATCCATGCTTAAAtcttcatttttcatattttctggTAGTTTCCAGTTAAATCCATGTAACATATTAGCCAAGGTAGAGCTAATCACCTTGAGTCCAAAGCTATAGCCAGGACACATTCTCCTCCCAGAACCAAATGGTAATAGCTCAAAACTTTGGCCCTTCACATCAATAGCCTTACCCAAAAACCTCTCTGGGCGGAACTCTTCTGGTGCATCCCATATTGATGAGTCTCTCCCAATACTCCATGTGTTTACGAAGACTCTAGTTCCTTTCTGGATTTTGTAACCAGCTACATCACAATCTTGCACAGCTAAATGCGGTGCAAGCAATCCAGCCACAGGGTGCTTTCTCATTGTCTCCTTGACAATTGCTTCAATATAAGGAAGTTGTGGAATGTCAATCTCTTCCACCCATCTGTCTCTCCCTATTACTTTATCGAGCTCTTCTGTTGCCTTTTTAATGAGATGTGGTTGCTTTAAGTGAGAAAAagttagaaatgaaaaatagaaaattgagagaaattataactttttatgagaaaagaatgGGTAATTGCATCCAGGGTTGTGTGTTGCACCagatcttcatcttcaactccAAACTTTTGCACTATGTAGTCAATTTGGATGGAATGAGAGTACTAGACTAGTAGAGTACTTGACACTTTGTATAAATGGTAGTTAGCAAAATGGTAGAATaccatttattttcaaaaatttcagcaaaataatattgttttgaaactatCTAGTAAAATGCCACTTTTTTGGAACTTgatattatgaaaattgagttCTATATAGAACTCAATATTACCAGTATCAAATTCCATGCGTGTTTTGCCATGGTGGCAAGCACTAATGTggcttttttaaataaaaaatgtcacgTGAAACTTGATATTCGAATATTcaatttatgtataattttttttaagcgaAACTTGCtattattagtattagtatCGAGTTCTTtgcaaattaaataaataaaaaagtggaacTTGACTTGCgctagctttttctttttaatcttttatatatatatatatatatatatatatatatatatatatatatatatatatatattatttataatgttGATGTATCATTCAAATCCACTGCTATTCTATTTGAtgttttctatcttttaatcaatgctattgcttttttttagccaaaaaaaaaaaagtgattgcttttttttatttcttttttagcttTAAGCTAAGACATTAATTTGACTTAAATTTACAACTAATTGCCTTTAAtatggggggaaaaaaaaagacatgacCATCGCCATAaccattcaattaaaaattgcAATGATTGTCCTAGGAGGACACCCAAGTGATAAGGgctaaaattgagaaatttctTTT
This portion of the Castanea sativa cultivar Marrone di Chiusa Pesio chromosome 7, ASM4071231v1 genome encodes:
- the LOC142643139 gene encoding trimethyltridecatetraene synthase-like, translated to MAKHAWNLILQPHLIKKATEELDKVIGRDRWVEEIDIPQLPYIEAIVKETMRKHPVAGLLAPHLAVQDCDVAGYKIQKGTRVFVNTWSIGRDSSIWDAPEEFRPERFLGKAIDVKGQSFELLPFGSGRRMCPGYSFGLKVISSTLANMLHGFNWKLPENMKNEDLSMDEVYGFATSRKFPLVAMMEPRLPLHLY